A region of Lycium barbarum isolate Lr01 chromosome 1, ASM1917538v2, whole genome shotgun sequence DNA encodes the following proteins:
- the LOC132640683 gene encoding tobamovirus multiplication protein 2B produces MATPTATGKSVSSNSNSNSNRDGSAKTMVSDQITQSIQSTSNLLHLMLQSSPSQAELMKLPKSLFAKTPTIKNTELVLEQLPRVISALDAHMDNGLQSAPQLKTVMQLLSNIENCQLKPLSRSQAIQQEETESVKQSPEAG; encoded by the exons ATGGCAACGCCAACGGCGACTGGCAAAAGCGTCAGCAGCAACAGCAACAGCAACAGCAATAGAGATGGGTCAGCGAAAACAATGGTGTCTGATCAAATCACTCAGTCTATTCAGTCCACTTCCAATCTCCTTCATCTCATGCTTCAATCTTCCCCTTCTCAG GCCGAACTGATGAAGCTACCAAAGAGTCTTTTTGCTAAGACACCTACTATCAAGAATACTGAGCTG GTATTGGAGCAGCTGCCTCGGGTAATTTCAGCACTGGATGCTCATATGGATAACGGGTTACAGAG TGCCCCTCAGCTGAAAACTGTAATGCAGCTGCTCTCAAACATAGAGAACTGCCAGCTCAAGCCCTTATCCAGGTCTCAAGCTATTCAACAAGAG GAGACTGAATCAGTAAAGCAATCTCCAGAAGCCGGCTAA
- the LOC132640687 gene encoding ribose-phosphate pyrophosphokinase 1-like, whose amino-acid sequence MASLTLPSSSSTKNSRLSSCFYSSCSSLSCRNFVPKQTRGPNYINCEINEPANEKPIVPIINDETLPTFLQAKRLQNAVDRNYNKLKPKLKIFSGTANPSLSQEIAWNMGLELGKVNIKRFADGEIYIQLQESVRGCDVFLIQPTCPPANENLMELLVMVDACRRASAKNITAVIPYFGYARADRKTQSRQSIAAKLVGNIITEAGADRVLACDLHSGQSMGYFDIPVDHVYCQPVILDYLASKKISSNDLVVVSPDVGGVARARAFAKKLAAPLAIVDKRRQEHNIAEVMNLIGDVKGKVAVMVDDMIDTAGTISKGAALLHEEGAREIYACCTHGVFSPPAVERLSSGLFQEVITTNTIPVMDKNYFPQLTVLSVANLLGETIWRVHGACSVSSIFQ is encoded by the exons ATGGCTTCTTTGACTTTGCCTTCGTCTTCTTCTACTAAAAACAGTCGTCTTTCTTCTTGTTTTTATTCTTCTTGCTCGTCCCTCAGTTGCAGGAACTTCGTTCCTAAACAAACACGGGGTCCCAACTACATC AATTGTGAAATCAATGAACCAGCAAATGAGAAGCCTATTGTGCCAATCATTAATGATGAGACACTTCCAACATTCTTGCAAGCCAAACGCCTACAGAATGCAGTTGACAGAAACTATAACAAGCTGAAACCAAAGCTGAAGATATTTTCTGGAACCGCAAATCCTTCACTTTCTCAG GAAATTGCTTGGAACATGGGGCTTGAACTAGGAAAGGTCAACATCAAGCGCTTTGCTGATGGTGAAATTTATATCCAGTTGCAAGAGAGTGTTCGAGGATGTGATGTTTTCTTGATTCAGCCCACTTGCCCTCCAGCCAATGAAAACCTCATGGAGCTTTTGGTGATGGTAGATGCATGCCGAAGGGCTTCAGCCAAAAATATCACTGCGGTGATTCCATATTTTGGATATGCCAGAGCTGATAGGAAG ACACAAAGTCGTCAATCCATTGCTGCCAAATTGGTTGGGAACATTATAACAGAAGCAGGTGCAGATCGTGTTCTAGCTTGTGATCTCCACTCTGGGCAATCCATGGGTTATTTTGACATTCCAGTGGACCATGTATACTGTCAG CCTGTTATCCTTGATTACCTTGCTAGCAAGAAGATTTCTTCCAATGATCTAGTGGTGGTCTCTCCTGATGTTGGGGGAGTTGCTAGAGCACGTGCTTTTGCAAAAAAGTTAGCTGCACCTTTAGCCATTGTCGATAAAAGACGCCAGGAGCATAATATTGCTGAG GTCATGAACCTGATTGGTGATGTTAAAGGAAAAGTTGCAGTCATGGTGGATGACATGATTGACACAGCAG GGACTATTTCCAAAGGTGCAGCACTTTTGCACGAGGAGGGAGCAAGGGAAATTTATGCATGTTGTACACATGGTGTTTTCAG CCCCCCTGCAGTTGAAAGGTTGTCAAGTGGCCTATTTCAAGAGGTTATCACCACAAACACAATTCCAGTGATGGACAAAAATTATTTCCCTCAGCTGACAGTTCTTTCAGTTGCAAACCTTCTTGGTGAAACAATTTGGCGCGTACATGGTGCTTGTTCTGTGAGTAGCATTTTTCAGTAG
- the LOC132640693 gene encoding two-component response regulator-like APRR2, translated as MVCTENELLGWKDFPKGLRVLLLDQDQNSASQMRSRLEEMNYIVYTFSNENEALTAISTKLEVFHVAIVEVSPGNSDGSLKFLESAKDLPTIMVSNIHSFSTMMKCIALGAVEFLQKPLSDDKLRNIWQHVVHKAFHSGGKNDCESLMPVKESLSSMLELQSVKCEADNENSNGAEPLTSVVENQKESPLCSDKYPAPSTPQQKQGVRSVDDGDFQDHTTLSNEQDSGAHEGDTKSVETTCCDSLAETTGQLGEAITKQEHDSTADQKMEGRLATCSQSNDCPGNDSTHSADTNKASGLHSSSGTKANKKKMKVDWTPELHKKFVKAVEQLGIDQAIPSRILELMKVEGLTRHNIASHLQKFRMQRRQILPKDHEKRWPRPQPRDSVQRGCYPHKPVMPFPTYHSNHAPTAGQFYPAWIPPGSYPNGAHMWGSPYYPGWQPPETWHWNPHPGLYADVWGCPVTPPSLGSCPPYPQNAAGFHRAEGIQSRYSILEKSVDLHPAEEVIDKVVKEAINKPWLPLPLGLKPPSTESVLDALSKQGISTVPPHINGSRRPN; from the exons ATGGTTTGCACTGAGAATGAATTGTTGGGGTGGAAAGATTTCCCAAAAGGACTTAGAGTCCTTCTTCTTGATCAAGACCAAAATTCTGCCTCTCAGATGAGATCAAGACTTGAGGAAATGAACTATATAG TTTACACGTTCAGCAATGAAAATGAAGCTTTAACTGCAATCTCAACCAAGTTGGAAGTATTCCATGTTGCCATTGTAGAG gtaagtCCTGGCAACAGCGATGGGAGCCTCAAATTTCTCGAAAGCGCTAAAGATCTGCCGACTATAA TGGTGTCAAACATTCACTCTTTTAGCACCATGATGAAGTGTATAGCG CTTGGTGCAGTTGAGTTCCTTCAGAAACCATTATCAGATGATAAACTGAGAAATATATGGCAGCATGTGGTCCACAAG GCATTTCATTCTGGAGGAAAGAATGACTGTGAGTCTCTTATGCCGGTTAAAGAATCTCTTTCATCCATGCTAGAGCTCCAATCAGTAAAGTGCGAAGCAGATAATGAAAATTCTAATGGAGCTGAACCCTTGACCTCAGTGGTGGAAAACCAAAAAGAATCACCACTGTGCTCTGATAAATATCCAGCTCCTTCAACCCCACAACAGAAACAAGGAGTGAGGTCAGTGGATGATGGTGATTTCCAAGATCATACTACGTTGTCAAATGAACAAGATAGTGGGGCGCATGAAGGGGACACAAAATCTGTCGAAACTACTTGTTGCGATTCTCTTGCTGAGACTACTGGGCAACTAGGAGAGGCTATCACAAAACAGGAGCATGATTCTACTGCTGATCAAAAGATGGAGGGTCGTCTTGCTACTTGTTCACAAAGTAATGACTGCCCAGGCAATGACAGTACTCATTCTGCTGACACTAATAAAGCTTCTGGTCTCCATAGTTCAAGTGGGACAAAAGCTAATAAGAAGAAAATGAAG GTAGACTGGACACCTGAACTACACAAGAAATTTGTTAAAGCAGTGGAGCAACTCGGTATAGATCAAGCCATTCCTTCTCGAATATTAGAGCTGATGAAAGTAGAAGGCTTGACGAGACATAATATCGCTAGCCATCTCCAG AAATTCAGGATGCAGCGGAGGCAAATTTTGCCAAAGGACCACGAAAAAAGATGGCCTCGTCCTCAACCTAGAGATTCAGTACAGAGGGGCTGTTATCCACATAAACCTGTCATGCCCTTTCCAACATATCATTCTAATCATGCACCCACGGCTGGTCAATTCTATCCTGCCTGGATACCACCAGGCAGTTACCCGAATGGTGCACATATGTGGGGTTCGCCTTATTATCCTGGATGGCAACCGCCTGAGACTTGGCACTGGAATCCTCATCCAGGG TTGTATGCTGATGTATGGGGTTGCCCCGTTACGCCTCCATCTTTAGGATCATGTCCACCGTACCCTCAA AATGCAGCTGGATTTCACAGAGCTGAGGGAATACAGAGTAGATATAGCATATTAGAGAAATCAGTTGATCTTCATCCG GCAGAGGAGGTGATAGATAAAGTAGTGAAGGAAGCAATAAACAAGCCATGGTTGCCTCTGCCGTTGGGCTTAAAGCCTCCTTCAACGGAGAGTGTTCTCGACGCGCTATCCAAACAAGGCATCTCCACCGTCCCTCCACACATCAACGGCTCTCGTCGCCCCAACTGA